The following nucleotide sequence is from Aerosakkonema funiforme FACHB-1375.
AATTGAAGCGGTGTCCGATACATTTGATACTCTTCTAGCCGACTACAAACTACGAGATAAGGAGGCCGCTCCTCAGATGAGAGAAATTGATTAATTGCATTAATGCAAGCTTCCTGACGTACTGTAATTATTTCATCTAACCCATCTAGTATAGGTAGGAGTGCTTGTTTTTGTACCCACTCTTCTCCTAGCTTAGAGCTTACACCGTATTTAAATTTAAGTTCCTTCACTAGCCAGCGTAGGATTGGTAATCGTTCATTACTCCATGATGATAAATTAAATAGAACAGGGATTGGATATTCTGGTTGTTGTTCTGCCCTTTCCAATAATAAACGGGACAATTCAAGTGCAGTAGTAGTTTTGCCAGAACCAGGATTACCCAGAATTAGCAATCGTCCTGAAACATCATCAAAAATATGTAGAATATTTGTCTTCTCAGGCAGTAACATGCTGGAACGGGTTCCCACTTTAATCTCAATGTCCCACGGTCGTCTCACCTGCTCCTGTACCAGTTCTTTACTTATATCGCTCAATACAGCATTGTGCAGAGATTGCTTTAATCGAGAATCTACTTCTTCCTTTACGGATCTCAGCAATAGTATTTCATTGCGAGAGCGTTGGTTTTTACTTAGCACCATACGGATAGCTTCAGCACTCACTCCAGTAATAGACAGATTCCGATCACCTGTCACGATAACTGCATCGTCCGAACTTCCACCCATTGAAATAGCACGATCACCTGTCGCAATGCTGATCTGTCCTGCCCTAGCTGCTTTCACTAAAGTTTGCAGTTGTTTGTCCTTGAGATGTTTTCCTGCCTCGATCTCTGCAAAGATGAGATCTAATTCATTTCTAATAGCAACTGTTCGATAAATATCTGTTGACGGCTGGACATTAGCAATTGCCTGGATGCTCAACTCTTCAAGCTCTAAGGATTTAACCAGTACTCCCCATTGATTAACTAATGCAACTTTGATACTCCCTCGCTGCTCTTCTTGTGCTGCTCTCAATAGAAATTTTGCTTCTCCGTAGCTTCCACCAAAGCGATGTAGAACAACGACAGGTTCTCCAACAGGTTTGCTGCTAAATAAATCACTATCTACCTTGCAGTAAATTGGATACTCTTCTTCCTCGTATCGCCACTCAAATCCCTCTGCTAGCTGTAGGTCAATCGTCATTAAATAGGTTTTTCCAACCTGCGCCTCACGTGGGTATTTGATTATGGGCTTAACCGCGATCGACCTTGATATATCAGTCATTGGATTTACCCTCCGCAGAAGTCAGTTGCAACCTGATCATTGGATTGCCATAGTAAACGTGTAAGAATGCTGCCAGATAAGAGGCACAGGTATTTGCATTCACCTCATCTTCCAACGCTTCCCACACTCGTTCACGCAGTCGTCGCAGAATTTCAGGAACCGTCCATTCAGGATGTTGCCGATGTTCCTCCGAAAACAGATCCACAACCTCTTTTGCCCTTGCGCGATCAATCCGTTTCAACGCGCCCACAATGCCCTTTGCTCCATGCTCCAAAAAATTGGTCAACAGCATTCGATGGGTTAAACTGATCGAAGCATCCAGATGAAGCTGTCCGCTGATAAACACAATACTGGTGCCACCCTTAAATAGTTTTGAGCGTTTAATGTACGCAGTTGGGCTACTCTTCAACGGCTCCTCAACACTAAACCCATCAATAAACACCAGCCCGAACTCCGTCGCTGGCTTTTGCATCTGGCTCAAAAACTCTTGAAACACTGTAAACTGCTGCCGCTGATACCGCTGCCATCCCCCATATTTTTCATGGGCGTACACTAAGACCCCACCCCCACAGCAAGCACTCACGGGTGCTGCCTCTGGCTCCATCTGCCGCTGCCGCACAGTTTGAAATGCAACTCCCACGGGTTTCTTCCCTGACTCCAGCAACTCCCAGGGGATTTCAAACTCAGTGCGCTCATCAATTATCAAACATGGAACTTGATCCAGCGAGTCATTTTGCTGTTGGTGAAGCCATGTCAGAAGTTGACCTGCAACGCAATCAACCGAATTTTTAACCCTGGCATTGCAGTCATCAATAACACTCAACAAATTATCCGCAGTCAGATTGCCCTCTATCTGCTGATGCAAGTCTATGAGCGAGCGGTCAAACTGCCCCCGGTTGGTAAACGTCCTTTTTCCATGATGGGCATGGATGAAACACTGATTCTCCTCCAGCAATGCCTGTATGTTCAGGCTAATCATGCCTTCTGGCAAAGTACTGTCAAGAGCGACCTGTGCTGTGGTTTGATACACCTCCCATCGCTCAGTTACACTTTCGCCATCCAGTTTTGCCAGTAACGTAAAGGCAAAAGCACTGGCGTGATGGGCTGCTCTCTCCTGCCGCACCTGTTCCGGTTCTATTGAGTCATCATTCTTGCCATCCAGCAGATCCGAGATTCCCCGAATGACGATTGCTGAAACGTTTTTAACTTGCTGGGTTGCTTTCAGGAAGCCAAACCCTTCCATCTCAACGGCGATCGCATCGTCGTAATACTCTCGTAAGTACTCATAAACCTTAGCCTTACGCGACGCAATCACCTTTTCTCCCGCTGCGATCGGTTTAACATGGGCGGTGGGAGCAGCATCAGAGGACGAACCTGAACGAATCTGGTTACGCCAATCATCCTTCCGGGCTTCTGCCTGTGCCCGCTGCTTGAGGTCATAATCTGCTTCCCCCAGCTTTGGTCGAGGGAGGGTGCGATCGTCGATGGGCTTGCCACACTCGTAGCCATAAACGATGGATGCCGCTACCACATCGCCAACCTTTACGTCTTTGATGCCTCCCGCAACTCCTACAAACAAAATCACTCTGGGATTAAATTGCATCATGGCACGAACAGCTTCTATGCCTGCGCTGGCATTCCCCATGTCAATCTGGGCGATCGCCACATTCCAGGTACAGTTGTGCGCTTTAAATTGCCCTTGCGTATAAATCGTGCCATTTGGGTGAATCTCTTCTGATAAGCGAGTGGCTTGTCCGATGGGTTCAAGGTGGGCTTCAACGGCTTTATGCTCTGCGCCCAAAGCAGTCAAGATCACTGCCCAATCAGTTGCCGTTCCGCCTTCAATTCCTTCATACATTGCAGACACAGGTTGTTTAGGAGCTTCTGCCTGTGCGATCGCAGTAGGCAACGTACCCGCTTGTCGGATGCTGCCACTTTGCGCGATCGACTGGCGGAAGTTACCAGACATTACCCATCCACCTCCCAGTCCCTGAGCGATGGAATTACCGCAATCTTTGCCCCTAATGCCTGTGCCAATTTCACAGGCAGATCTGCGTAGTACTTTGGTTGCGGATTCAGTACCACCGCCTCAACCTGCTTCAAGCTACCAATCTGCTGTGCCACCTGCAACGCATCCTCAATTCCCTGACGATTGACGAGCTTCTCAGGCTTCTGATTCATCTGACTTGCCTTGAGTGGAACATTCCCCCGCCCGTCGCTAACCACAACCAATACGGCTTGGCGTACCGCACTCCGTCCATGTTGCAGAGCATGGCGTAACGTCTGCAATGCCAAATCTAGTCCATGCGCCAGTGGTGTTGCCTGCCCTCCACCGACCTCCAGCCCATTGCTAATCCTGGGCACCAGCACATTCTGCGCGACAATCTTCTCCGCCTGAAGTTCCTGAGCTGCACTTGCCGCACCTACCTGAATTAGGCAAAGACTGGCACGTTCGACATACGCCCATTGTAAATAGGGCAACAGTGCAGCCTGCCACTGGCACTCTCGCAGACAGGTATAATCCATGACCAGCATCAACATTTGCTCTGGTACCACTGCCCGACGATATCGCCGCAAATCAGTTGGTTGAATAATGAGCGATCGTGAAACGTCCTTGCAAGAGAATGGCTCCCTATTCAAGCTGACTTTACCCTCAGATTCAACCAGCCCCTTTGGAAAACCCTGCCGCTCCAGCAATGCCGATCCCCGAATTTGTTGATATTTTGCTGCTTCCAAAAGGGTACTGACGATCGCCAAATCTTGTGGTGTGGTTGCTGGCTCAACTCCAACAATGGCTCCCCGCCCTAACACGGCATTTTTGAACCGTCGCATTGGCAATCGCAGTGAAGCAGCCTCTCGCTGAACAGTTGTGGTGTCTTCAGGATAGGGATTGGCGATCGCACCATCCATTTGAATCGGCTGCGATGGCAAAGTTTCGGTGCTATCGGAAGCATAGACAGGTTCCTGAACCAGAGCAGGTGTCCGTTCTTTCATTAAAACCTGGTCTTCAGTTCCAGTTTTCCTAATAGAGGAGTCTGGATCGGGGGTTAATTCTGGTTGGATCGGTTG
It contains:
- a CDS encoding NACHT domain-containing protein encodes the protein MTDISRSIAVKPIIKYPREAQVGKTYLMTIDLQLAEGFEWRYEEEEYPIYCKVDSDLFSSKPVGEPVVVLHRFGGSYGEAKFLLRAAQEEQRGSIKVALVNQWGVLVKSLELEELSIQAIANVQPSTDIYRTVAIRNELDLIFAEIEAGKHLKDKQLQTLVKAARAGQISIATGDRAISMGGSSDDAVIVTGDRNLSITGVSAEAIRMVLSKNQRSRNEILLLRSVKEEVDSRLKQSLHNAVLSDISKELVQEQVRRPWDIEIKVGTRSSMLLPEKTNILHIFDDVSGRLLILGNPGSGKTTTALELSRLLLERAEQQPEYPIPVLFNLSSWSNERLPILRWLVKELKFKYGVSSKLGEEWVQKQALLPILDGLDEIITVRQEACINAINQFLSSEERPPYLVVCSRLEEYQMYRTPLQLNGAISLKYLTHSQIHDYLMSLQQPQVWQIVQQTPDLLEFVRTPLMLTLVALSVQNLAIDQWQELTSQHERLHYLMGAYVKHMLSRRFKGQSYNRQDNPTPQQTHYWLTHLARTLAENSTVEFSVEQLSFSDRLQKYQKGLIPWNYSRFLNYATERLLLQRIGKRYRFIHQLLQHYFASLSLPGE
- a CDS encoding 5'-methylthioadenosine/S-adenosylhomocysteine nucleosidase family protein encodes the protein MSGNFRQSIAQSGSIRQAGTLPTAIAQAEAPKQPVSAMYEGIEGGTATDWAVILTALGAEHKAVEAHLEPIGQATRLSEEIHPNGTIYTQGQFKAHNCTWNVAIAQIDMGNASAGIEAVRAMMQFNPRVILFVGVAGGIKDVKVGDVVAASIVYGYECGKPIDDRTLPRPKLGEADYDLKQRAQAEARKDDWRNQIRSGSSSDAAPTAHVKPIAAGEKVIASRKAKVYEYLREYYDDAIAVEMEGFGFLKATQQVKNVSAIVIRGISDLLDGKNDDSIEPEQVRQERAAHHASAFAFTLLAKLDGESVTERWEVYQTTAQVALDSTLPEGMISLNIQALLEENQCFIHAHHGKRTFTNRGQFDRSLIDLHQQIEGNLTADNLLSVIDDCNARVKNSVDCVAGQLLTWLHQQQNDSLDQVPCLIIDERTEFEIPWELLESGKKPVGVAFQTVRQRQMEPEAAPVSACCGGGVLVYAHEKYGGWQRYQRQQFTVFQEFLSQMQKPATEFGLVFIDGFSVEEPLKSSPTAYIKRSKLFKGGTSIVFISGQLHLDASISLTHRMLLTNFLEHGAKGIVGALKRIDRARAKEVVDLFSEEHRQHPEWTVPEILRRLRERVWEALEDEVNANTCASYLAAFLHVYYGNPMIRLQLTSAEGKSND